CGGTCCTCGCCGCAGTCCAGGAGATGTTCGCCGAATAAAAGGGAGAAGACCGCGCCGCGCAACGCACTCAGGGCGCGCCAGCCTTCTCCCCTTCGGTTTCGCACGGCTCGCCCTGCTCCCGGTGCTCGCGCAGGTGGATCAGGCCGCCGGAGACGATGAACTTCATCGCCTCCTGCGCCGGGATGTCGAGCACGCGGACCCGCCCGCGCGGGACGATGAACAGCTCCCCCGAGAAGTTGTACGAGTGGGGGAAGTAGACCGCCACCTTGTCCAGCAGGCCGAGCTCCGCGAGGTCCTCCTGGGTGATGAAGCCCAGCTTTTCGAGGTCGGACACGCCGCTCATCTGCACGAGCACCGGGTGGCTGAACCTGCGCTCCTTGGCGAAGAACGCCGAGAGCAGGTCGCGCACGGCGCCCTCGATGGTCCCGATCAGCGGCGTGCGCTCGATGGTCCGGCGGAGGAAGCCCTTCAGAGGGGCGGCGATGATGGTCGAGCCGAGCCACCCGAAGACGGTCATCAGGGCGACGACGGAGAGCAGTCCGAGGCCGGGGATGTGCGCCCCGAAGAATGCCACCTCGATCTTGCGCACCGGCTCGTCCACGAGCATGAAGATCTGGTAGAGGATGTACGCCGTCACGACGAGCGGCGCGATGTAGACGAACCCCTGGAAGAAATAGCCGATGAGGCGCTTCACGCCCTCATTCTGGCCCAATCTCCCGCAGCGTCAAGTTGATTCCCGCCGATCGCCGGGTCTCTGACGTGCCTTGCCGGCGCCCGGCGCCCCTTGCTTCCGTGCTACAGTTCGCCCATGGCGGCCGCAACGAAGCGCCCCGCCGCGGACGACGAGCGTTTCATGCGCCTGGCCCTGCGCGAGGCGGCG
This portion of the bacterium genome encodes:
- a CDS encoding DUF502 domain-containing protein, which encodes MKRLIGYFFQGFVYIAPLVVTAYILYQIFMLVDEPVRKIEVAFFGAHIPGLGLLSVVALMTVFGWLGSTIIAAPLKGFLRRTIERTPLIGTIEGAVRDLLSAFFAKERRFSHPVLVQMSGVSDLEKLGFITQEDLAELGLLDKVAVYFPHSYNFSGELFIVPRGRVRVLDIPAQEAMKFIVSGGLIHLREHREQGEPCETEGEKAGAP